Proteins from one Papaver somniferum cultivar HN1 unplaced genomic scaffold, ASM357369v1 unplaced-scaffold_158, whole genome shotgun sequence genomic window:
- the LOC113337242 gene encoding uncharacterized protein LOC113337242, translating into MEMKKGLVLLTYVSILTSMIISPALTNATASEKNGSIAFGNCTVGDSTHISAQGFFGDAWKCVTLLPFVPQSCSLEFGMIVRGDEHSIVKGKCCEMLKEVGRECFVSNFKVFQKLYDICISLMG; encoded by the exons ATGGAGATGAAAAAGGGGTTGGTACTGCTAACATATGTAAGTATCCTCACGTCAATGATCATCTCTCCAGCTCTAACAAATGCGACTGCTTCGGAGAAAAATGGTTCTATAGCCTTTGGTAATTGTACTGTGGGTGACAGCACTCATATTTCAGCCCAAGGTTTTTTTGGTGATGCATGGAAATGTGTGACGTTACTTCCATTTGTTCCTCAAAGTTGCTCTTTGGAATTTGGTATGATAGTCAGAGGTGATGAGCATTCGATTGTAAAGGGAAAATGCTGCGAGATGCTCAAAGAAGTTGGTCGGGAGTGCTTTGTCTCTAATTTCAAAGTATTTCAAAAGTT GTAT